In Oncorhynchus masou masou isolate Uvic2021 unplaced genomic scaffold, UVic_Omas_1.1 unplaced_scaffold_1476, whole genome shotgun sequence, one DNA window encodes the following:
- the LOC135530986 gene encoding caspase recruitment domain-containing protein 11-like: MNEVIKLQQQAKAKDVQRVDLIGKQRTLEDEQKKLRLTNQELSAFQQRYNKMKEDRNNYNDELLRVKDENYKLAMRYATLSEEKNMAVMRSRDLQLEIDQLKHRLNKLEEECKMERKQSLKLKNDIENRPRKEQIFELERENEVLKIKLQELQSIIQPGPLPASDKAILDILEHDRQEALEDRQDLVNRLYNLHEEIRQAEELRDKYLEEKEDLELRSSTLQKDCEMYRNRMNTIIIQLEEVEKERDQAFRARDEAQHQFSQALVDKDKYRKQIRELEERSDELHIVIVHKDAKIVTLESRLRRLSKDTAMDQSLPRDIPPTVIAQVMGEEPKSLGQSEDSSDESPEEKFFLPEPRLKRRPNLKAVITRVKSPVSTPKTLDPPINTEDILRAAGGGASPDVMMSESNLTLTLSSTCPPSPSHSPFPIRPNTELPSKTTMLRYRNDSIMSTNPEPPGNASLVRRTREGETDFQPRGLCDFEYESVDNMDYDEEMETRGPPSLHSSSSSHQSECLDSYDLETVNNIFRKLSLERYTPPLTPTNH; encoded by the exons ATGAATGAAGTCATCAAGCTACAGCAGCAGGCCAAAGCTAAAGATGTCCAGAGAGTTGACCTCATTGGGAAACAGCGCACCCTGGAGGATGAACAGAAAAAACTACGCCTGACCAACCAGGAACTATCAGCCTTCCAGCAGA GATATAACAAGATGAAGGAAGATAGGAACAACTACAATGATGAGCTACTGAGGGTGAAGGATGAGAACTATAAACTGGCCATGCGGTATGCAACGCTCAGCGAGGAGAAGAACATGGCTGTGATGAGGAGCAGGGACCTGCAgctggag ATCGACCAGCTGAAACACAGACTAAACAAGCTAGAGGAGGAATGTAAGATGGAGAGAAAACAGAGTCTGAAACTGAAGAACGACATCGAGAACCGACCGAGAAAAGAACAGATCTtcgaactggagagagagaacgaggttCTGAAGATCAAACTGCAGGAGCTGCAATCTATCATACAG ccAGGGCCTCTGCCTGCGTCTGACAAGGCGATCCTGGACATTCTGGAACACGACCGCCAGGAGGCGTTAGAAGACAGACAAGACCTGGTCAACAGACTGTACAACCTGCATGAGGAGATACGGCAGGCGGAGGAGCTACGAGACAAG tacCTTGAGGAGAAAGAGGATCTGGAGCTCAGGAGCTCTACACTACAGAAGGACTGTGAGATGTACAGAAACAGGATGAACACCATCATTATACagctggaggaggtggagaaggagagagaccag gcGTTCCGAGCCAGAGATGAAGCCCAGCACCAATTCTCTCAGGCTCTGGTTGATAAAGACAAGTACAGGAAACAG atcagagagttggaggagaggagtgatgagCTGCACATAGTGATTGTTCATAAAGATGCTAAGATCGTCACTTTAGAGTCCAGACTGAGACGCCTGTCGAAAGATACTGCTAtggaccag agtTTGCCCAGAGACATCCCCCCAACTGTCATCGCTCAGGTGATGGGGGAGGAGCCTAAATCTCTTGGCCAATCAGAGGACTCCAGTGACGAGTCGCCAGAGGAGAAGTTCTTCCTTCCAGAACCCCGCCTCAAGAGACGACCCAACCTGAAAGCAGtg ATTACCAGAGTGAAGTCTCCAGTCTCCACCCCCAAAACTCTGGACCCGCCAATCAACACAGAGGACATTCTCCGTGCAG ctggtGGTGGAGCGTCTCCAGATGTGATGATGTCAGAGagtaacctaaccctgaccctgagcagcacatgtcccccctccccttcccactcccccttccccatccgcCCCAACACAGAGCTGCCCAGCAAGACTACCATG CTGCGCTACCGTAACGACAGCATCATGTCCACCAACCCCGAGCCGCCAGGAAACGCATCACTGGTCCGTCGGAcgcgagagggagagactgacttcCAGCCCCGCGG CCTCTGTGACTTTGAATATGAGAGTGTAGACAACATGGATTATG ATGAGGAAATGGAAACACGTGGTCCTCCctcgctccactcctcctcctcctcccatcagtCAGAATGTTTAGATTCCTACGACCTGGAGACCGTCAACAACATTTTCAGGAAACTGTCCCTGGAGAGGTACACCCCCCCCCTCACAcccaccaaccac